The following are encoded together in the Pedobacter steynii genome:
- the rpmD gene encoding 50S ribosomal protein L30, giving the protein MAKIKITQVKSIIDRSERQKRTMKALGLTKMNQSVEVEANAAIIGMVRKVNHLVAIESI; this is encoded by the coding sequence ATGGCTAAGATCAAAATAACCCAGGTAAAAAGCATTATCGATAGAAGCGAACGCCAAAAAAGAACGATGAAAGCATTAGGTTTAACTAAAATGAACCAAAGTGTAGAAGTGGAAGCTAACGCTGCCATCATCGGAATGGTGAGAAAAGTGAATCACTTAGTTGCTATAGAGAGTATATAA
- the rpmC gene encoding 50S ribosomal protein L29: MKNSEITGLSQEELVARIAEETENLVKLRFAHTISAIENPTRIKKVRRDIARLNTEVTKRKAQSATETK, from the coding sequence ATGAAGAACTCAGAAATCACAGGGCTTTCACAAGAAGAACTAGTAGCCAGGATTGCAGAAGAAACTGAAAACTTAGTAAAGTTAAGATTTGCACATACAATTTCGGCTATTGAGAATCCTACCCGTATCAAAAAGGTAAGAAGGGATATTGCCCGATTAAACACTGAAGTGACTAAGCGTAAAGCTCAGTCTGCTACTGAAACTAAATAA
- the rpsE gene encoding 30S ribosomal protein S5, which produces MSTINIKRVKTSEIELKDRLVSIQRVAKVTKGGRTFSFSAIVVVGDENGIVGYGLGKAKEVTEAIAKGIDDAKKNLVKVPLLNGTVPHEQIGKFSGGFVLIKPAAVGTGVIAGGAMRAVLESAGVHNVLAKSKGSSNPHNVVKATVDALTKMRDAYTVAQQRGVDLNKVFNG; this is translated from the coding sequence ATGTCAACTATCAATATAAAAAGAGTTAAGACTAGCGAGATCGAATTAAAAGATCGTTTAGTTAGCATACAACGTGTTGCCAAAGTAACTAAAGGTGGACGTACTTTCAGCTTCTCAGCCATCGTGGTTGTGGGAGATGAAAACGGAATCGTAGGTTACGGTTTAGGTAAAGCAAAAGAGGTAACTGAAGCAATTGCTAAAGGTATCGATGATGCTAAAAAGAACTTGGTAAAAGTTCCTCTGTTAAACGGTACTGTTCCTCATGAGCAAATCGGTAAATTCTCTGGTGGTTTTGTATTAATCAAACCAGCAGCAGTAGGTACAGGTGTTATTGCAGGTGGTGCAATGCGTGCAGTATTAGAGAGTGCCGGAGTACATAACGTATTGGCAAAGTCTAAAGGTTCATCAAATCCTCACAACGTGGTAAAAGCAACTGTTGATGCTTTAACTAAAATGCGCGATGCTTATACTGTCGCTCAGCAACGTGGTGTCGATTTAAATAAAGTTTTTAACGGATAA
- the rplP gene encoding 50S ribosomal protein L16, whose protein sequence is MLQPKRTKFRKMQKGRMKGLATRGAELSFGSFGIKSLESTWITSRQIEAARIAVTRFMKREGQVWIRIFPDKPVTKKPAEVRMGKGKGAPEYWVAVVRPGRIIFEAEGVPLEIAKEAMRLAAQKLPIQTKFVVRRDYVEA, encoded by the coding sequence ATGTTACAGCCAAAAAGAACGAAGTTCAGAAAGATGCAAAAAGGCAGAATGAAAGGTTTAGCAACTCGTGGTGCTGAATTATCATTCGGGTCTTTCGGGATCAAATCTTTAGAGTCGACTTGGATTACAAGTCGTCAGATAGAGGCAGCCCGTATTGCGGTAACTCGTTTCATGAAACGTGAAGGCCAGGTGTGGATTAGAATATTCCCGGACAAACCGGTAACTAAGAAACCAGCTGAGGTACGTATGGGTAAAGGTAAGGGTGCTCCAGAATACTGGGTTGCCGTTGTTAGACCCGGACGTATTATTTTTGAAGCCGAAGGTGTTCCTTTAGAAATTGCTAAAGAAGCAATGAGATTAGCGGCCCAAAAATTGCCGATCCAAACAAAATTTGTAGTACGTAGAGATTACGTAGAAGCATAA
- the rplN gene encoding 50S ribosomal protein L14: MVQQESRLNVADNSGAKEVLVIRVLGGTGKRYASIGDKIVVTVKSALPSGNIKKGTVSKAVVVRTRKEIRRKDGSYIRFDDNAAVLLNAQDEPRGTRIFGPVARELREKQFMKIVSLAPEVL, translated from the coding sequence ATGGTACAACAGGAATCAAGATTAAACGTAGCCGACAATAGCGGCGCAAAAGAAGTATTGGTTATCCGTGTACTTGGTGGTACTGGAAAAAGATATGCTTCTATTGGTGACAAAATCGTTGTTACCGTTAAAAGTGCACTACCTTCCGGAAACATCAAAAAAGGAACCGTTTCTAAAGCAGTGGTTGTAAGAACAAGAAAAGAAATCAGACGTAAAGATGGTTCTTACATTCGTTTCGACGACAATGCAGCAGTATTATTAAATGCACAAGATGAGCCGCGTGGTACACGTATTTTCGGCCCGGTAGCAAGAGAACTGCGTGAAAAACAATTCATGAAAATTGTATCATTAGCACCGGAGGTATTATAA
- the rplF gene encoding 50S ribosomal protein L6, with protein MSRIGKAPINVPAGVTITVAKDNLVTVKGPKGELTQAVDSDITVSQEDGVLTVSRPSEQKRHKALHGLYRSLLNNMVVGVTEGYKISQELVGVGYRATNTGNTLDLVLGYSHHYVFQLPEEIKVTTTSEKGQTPKIILESIDKQLIGQVAAKIRSLRTPEPYKGKGIKFVGEVLRRKAGKSASKK; from the coding sequence ATGTCAAGAATAGGAAAAGCCCCAATTAATGTACCTGCAGGTGTAACGATTACAGTAGCTAAAGATAACTTGGTGACTGTTAAAGGACCTAAAGGAGAATTGACTCAAGCAGTTGATTCTGATATCACTGTAAGTCAGGAAGACGGAGTACTTACTGTATCCCGTCCCTCAGAGCAGAAAAGACACAAAGCATTGCACGGATTATACCGTTCATTGTTAAACAATATGGTTGTTGGTGTAACAGAAGGATATAAAATTTCTCAGGAATTAGTAGGTGTTGGTTACCGTGCTACAAACACAGGAAACACATTAGACTTAGTTCTGGGTTATTCTCACCACTATGTATTCCAATTACCGGAAGAAATTAAAGTAACAACAACATCTGAAAAAGGTCAGACTCCTAAAATCATTTTAGAAAGTATTGACAAACAATTGATCGGACAAGTAGCAGCGAAAATCCGCTCGTTACGTACTCCTGAGCCATATAAAGGTAAAGGTATCAAGTTTGTAGGTGAAGTGTTAAGAAGAAAAGCAGGTAAATCAGCTTCTAAAAAATAA
- the rpsH gene encoding 30S ribosomal protein S8 has protein sequence MNTDPIADYLTRVRNAIKANHRIVEIPASNLKKEITKVLFDKGYIANYKFEDTTAQGTIKIALKYNAITKIPAIRTLTRISKPGLRQYAGVENMPRVLNGLGIAILSTSKGVMTDKEAAKLNIGGEVLCHVY, from the coding sequence ATGAATACAGATCCAATAGCAGATTATCTTACAAGAGTAAGAAATGCCATCAAGGCAAATCATAGAATTGTAGAAATTCCTGCATCAAACCTTAAAAAAGAAATCACTAAAGTTCTTTTTGACAAAGGTTACATTGCTAATTACAAGTTTGAGGACACTACGGCTCAAGGAACAATCAAAATCGCTTTGAAATACAATGCGATCACTAAGATCCCTGCAATCCGTACATTGACCCGTATCAGCAAACCAGGTTTAAGGCAATATGCCGGCGTAGAAAATATGCCAAGAGTATTAAACGGTTTAGGTATCGCAATCTTGTCTACATCTAAAGGTGTGATGACAGATAAAGAAGCAGCCAAACTAAACATTGGTGGCGAAGTTTTGTGTCACGTTTATTAA
- the rplV gene encoding 50S ribosomal protein L22 yields the protein MEAVAKLNNCPTSPRKMRLVVDLIRGERVEKALHILKFTNKDAAIRVEKLLLSAIKNWETKNEGSRPEENQLYVKTIMVGGGRQLKRLRPAPQGRGYRIRKRSNHVTLVVDSKNVETQTN from the coding sequence ATGGAAGCAGTAGCGAAATTAAACAATTGTCCAACCTCACCACGTAAAATGCGTTTGGTTGTAGATCTTATCAGAGGTGAGCGTGTTGAGAAAGCTTTACATATTTTAAAGTTTACCAATAAAGATGCGGCAATAAGAGTTGAGAAACTATTATTATCAGCGATCAAAAACTGGGAAACTAAAAATGAAGGTTCTCGCCCTGAAGAAAACCAGTTATACGTGAAAACGATAATGGTAGGCGGTGGTCGTCAATTAAAAAGACTTAGACCAGCACCTCAAGGACGTGGTTACAGAATCCGTAAGCGTTCAAACCATGTAACTTTGGTAGTAGATAGTAAAAACGTTGAAACTCAAACTAATTAA
- the rplE gene encoding 50S ribosomal protein L5 has translation MTYVPRLKSKYKEEIVTALKDKFNYKSVMQVPKLEKISINQGVGRFSVTDKKIMDSSILEMTTITGQQAVGAKSKKDISNFKLRKGMPVGVRVTLRDNNMYEFLDRLISVALPRIRDFKGINDKGFDGKGNYTLGVTEQIIFPEINIDKISKILGMDITFVTSATTDVEALELLKQFGLPFKNQNNTNS, from the coding sequence ATGACTTACGTACCAAGATTAAAAAGTAAATATAAAGAGGAAATTGTAACTGCACTTAAAGATAAGTTCAATTACAAAAGCGTAATGCAGGTTCCTAAGTTAGAGAAAATCTCTATCAACCAGGGTGTTGGACGTTTCTCTGTAACTGACAAAAAAATTATGGACAGCTCTATTTTAGAGATGACTACAATTACTGGTCAGCAAGCAGTTGGAGCAAAATCTAAAAAAGATATCTCAAACTTTAAATTACGTAAAGGTATGCCGGTTGGTGTACGTGTAACTTTGCGTGATAATAACATGTATGAGTTTTTAGATCGTTTAATTTCCGTAGCTTTACCTCGTATCCGTGATTTCAAAGGTATCAATGATAAAGGTTTTGATGGAAAAGGTAACTACACATTAGGTGTTACTGAGCAAATCATCTTCCCTGAGATCAACATCGACAAAATCAGCAAGATTTTAGGTATGGATATTACGTTTGTAACCAGCGCTACTACTGATGTTGAAGCATTGGAATTATTAAAACAATTTGGATTACCATTTAAAAACCAAAATAACACAAATTCATAA
- the rplX gene encoding 50S ribosomal protein L24: MKNKVTTPKIKIRKGDLVKVIAGDSKGQQGTVLSVLISKSRILVEGVNLVSKHTKPNAATPNGGIIKKEAALHISNVALVDPKTGATTRVGRKLNADGKLVRVSKKSGEEIK; encoded by the coding sequence ATGAAAAATAAAGTAACTACACCAAAGATAAAAATCCGTAAAGGAGATTTAGTTAAGGTAATCGCTGGCGATTCAAAAGGCCAACAAGGTACAGTGCTTTCTGTATTAATTTCAAAAAGCAGAATCCTTGTAGAAGGTGTTAACCTTGTATCAAAACATACAAAACCAAATGCTGCTACTCCAAACGGAGGTATCATTAAAAAAGAGGCTGCTCTTCATATTTCTAACGTAGCATTAGTTGATCCTAAAACAGGTGCAACTACTCGCGTTGGCAGAAAGCTAAATGCTGATGGGAAATTAGTTAGGGTTAGTAAAAAATCAGGAGAGGAGATCAAATAA
- the rpsC gene encoding 30S ribosomal protein S3, translated as MGQKAHPIGNRLGIIKGWDSNWFGGNNYADKLVEDEKIRKYLSARIAKGGVAKVVIERTLKRITVTIHTARPGIVIGKAGAEVDKIKEELKKLTKKEIQINIFEIKRPELDAQLVAEGVAKQLEARISFRRAMKSTIASTMRMGAEGIKIMTSGRLGGAEMARSEQYKEGRIPLHTFRADIDYALAEALTTYGKIGVKVWICKGEVYGKRDLSPNIGAVSNAPGKGGRPEGAFGGGRDRDNRGGGDRRNDNKGRGGRGPGQGGPGAGRDNRGGNTPNRGPRK; from the coding sequence ATGGGACAAAAAGCACATCCAATAGGAAACAGGTTAGGGATCATCAAAGGTTGGGATTCTAACTGGTTCGGTGGCAACAACTATGCTGATAAATTAGTTGAGGACGAAAAAATAAGAAAATACCTTTCTGCACGTATCGCAAAAGGCGGTGTAGCTAAAGTGGTAATCGAACGTACGTTAAAACGTATTACGGTAACTATCCACACAGCTCGTCCGGGTATTGTGATCGGTAAAGCAGGAGCTGAGGTGGATAAGATCAAAGAAGAGTTGAAGAAATTGACTAAAAAGGAAATTCAAATCAACATTTTTGAGATCAAACGTCCTGAGCTTGATGCACAATTAGTTGCAGAAGGTGTTGCAAAACAATTAGAAGCAAGGATCTCATTCCGTAGAGCAATGAAATCTACTATTGCATCAACAATGCGTATGGGTGCTGAAGGTATCAAAATTATGACCTCTGGTCGTTTAGGTGGTGCTGAGATGGCTCGTAGCGAACAGTATAAAGAAGGAAGAATTCCTTTGCATACTTTCCGTGCTGACATTGACTATGCTTTAGCAGAAGCTTTAACTACTTATGGTAAAATAGGTGTTAAAGTATGGATCTGTAAAGGTGAAGTTTACGGTAAACGTGATCTTTCTCCAAACATCGGTGCTGTGAGCAATGCTCCAGGTAAAGGTGGCAGACCAGAAGGTGCTTTCGGTGGTGGAAGAGACAGAGATAACCGTGGCGGTGGCGACAGAAGAAACGACAATAAAGGTCGTGGCGGAAGAGGTCCAGGTCAAGGCGGTCCTGGTGCAGGAAGAGATAATAGAGGCGGAAATACTCCTAATAGAGGTCCTCGTAAATAA
- the rpsQ gene encoding 30S ribosomal protein S17 yields MERQLRKTRTGLVVSNKMDKSIVVAVERKVKHPIYGKFVKKTTKFMAHDEKNDCGIGDTVLIMETRPLSKNKNWRLVEILERAK; encoded by the coding sequence ATGGAAAGACAATTAAGAAAAACAAGAACCGGGTTGGTGGTAAGCAACAAAATGGATAAATCTATTGTTGTAGCGGTAGAACGTAAAGTGAAACACCCGATCTATGGTAAGTTTGTTAAGAAAACTACCAAATTTATGGCTCATGACGAGAAAAACGATTGCGGTATTGGTGATACAGTACTGATCATGGAGACTCGTCCGCTGAGTAAAAACAAGAACTGGAGATTAGTTGAAATTTTAGAAAGGGCTAAATAA
- the rpsN gene encoding 30S ribosomal protein S14, whose amino-acid sequence MAKEGVKAREIKRQKLVAKYADKRAELKAAGDYEGLDKLPKNSSAVRLHNRCKLTGRPRGYMRTFGISRVLFRDMALAGKIPGVRKASW is encoded by the coding sequence ATGGCAAAAGAAGGTGTAAAAGCTCGCGAAATTAAGCGCCAAAAACTGGTAGCTAAATATGCTGATAAACGTGCAGAACTTAAAGCTGCCGGTGATTATGAAGGATTAGATAAGTTACCAAAAAACTCATCTGCAGTACGTTTACACAATCGTTGTAAATTAACTGGACGTCCTCGTGGTTACATGCGTACTTTCGGTATATCAAGGGTATTGTTCCGTGATATGGCTTTAGCAGGTAAAATCCCTGGAGTAAGAAAAGCAAGCTGGTAA
- the rpsS gene encoding 30S ribosomal protein S19 produces the protein MARSIKKGPYIDHNVEKKVVSMNDSGKRSVIKTWSRRSMISPDFVGHTFAVHNGNKFIPVYVTENMVGHKLGEFAPTRTFRGHSEKKK, from the coding sequence ATGGCTCGTTCGATAAAAAAAGGACCTTATATTGACCATAACGTAGAGAAGAAAGTAGTATCTATGAATGATTCAGGCAAAAGGTCTGTAATTAAAACTTGGTCTCGCAGATCAATGATTTCACCAGATTTTGTGGGTCATACATTTGCAGTGCATAACGGTAATAAATTTATACCGGTATACGTAACAGAAAACATGGTTGGTCACAAGCTGGGAGAGTTTGCTCCAACCAGAACATTTAGGGGTCACTCTGAAAAGAAAAAATAA
- the rplR gene encoding 50S ribosomal protein L18, translating to MIKMAGKKLSRRDRIKKGIRKRLTGSESRPRLSVYRSNKGIYAQIINDVTGNTIVSASSLSKDFSGTGNKSEQSVAVGKLVAEKAIAAGVKEVVFDRNGYLYHGRVKSLAEGAREAGLVF from the coding sequence ATAATCAAAATGGCAGGAAAAAAATTATCTCGTAGAGATCGTATAAAAAAAGGAATCAGAAAAAGATTAACAGGTTCTGAAAGCCGTCCACGTCTATCGGTATATAGAAGCAATAAAGGAATTTATGCTCAAATCATTAACGACGTAACCGGTAATACAATTGTATCAGCTTCGTCTTTATCAAAAGACTTTTCTGGAACTGGAAACAAATCTGAACAATCAGTAGCTGTAGGTAAATTAGTAGCTGAAAAAGCGATCGCAGCTGGTGTTAAAGAAGTAGTTTTCGATAGAAATGGCTATTTGTACCATGGACGTGTTAAATCGTTGGCAGAAGGTGCTCGCGAAGCTGGTTTAGTATTTTAA